A region from the Campylobacter blaseri genome encodes:
- a CDS encoding transporter substrate-binding domain-containing protein, which translates to MKKIIFSLMFFSSILFSNTLEQIESSGVIRIGVNFDYPPFSSERDGEFSGFEIEFAKQIGNKLFGSKGGIVKFITEDTDERIPNLQKNNVDIVIDSLTVTDDREKLIDFSMPYFSTNVGLLTRKSDKIKKESDLFGKTVLVIPNTPAGDFFKNKGYNLIKCGGPSECYRLFSSGTGDAFADDNIAVLAFPILDRTMEVGIKNLGDTNYLAIGVQKGNKELLKKINDIMIDLSREGFFKKSFNNTINPFYKGTAEEKYFLLEDIYRIFG; encoded by the coding sequence ATGAAAAAAATAATTTTTTCTTTAATGTTTTTTAGCTCCATTCTTTTTTCTAATACTTTGGAACAAATAGAAAGTAGCGGTGTTATAAGAATAGGTGTTAATTTTGATTATCCCCCTTTTTCATCTGAAAGAGATGGTGAATTTAGTGGATTTGAGATAGAATTTGCGAAACAAATAGGAAATAAACTTTTTGGATCAAAAGGAGGAATTGTTAAATTTATTACTGAGGATACTGATGAACGTATTCCAAATCTTCAAAAAAACAATGTAGATATTGTTATAGATTCTCTAACTGTGACAGACGATAGAGAAAAACTAATTGATTTTTCTATGCCATATTTTTCAACAAATGTTGGATTGCTAACTAGAAAAAGTGATAAGATCAAAAAAGAATCAGATTTATTTGGGAAAACAGTTCTTGTTATCCCAAATACTCCTGCTGGAGATTTTTTTAAAAATAAAGGCTATAATCTCATTAAGTGCGGTGGGCCATCTGAGTGTTATAGGTTATTTTCAAGTGGCACAGGCGATGCATTTGCAGATGACAATATAGCCGTTCTTGCATTTCCGATACTTGATAGAACAATGGAGGTTGGTATTAAGAATTTAGGAGATACTAATTATTTAGCAATTGGAGTTCAAAAAGGAAATAAAGAATTGCTTAAAAAAATTAATGACATAATGATTGATCTTAGTAGAGAAGGATTTTTTAAAAAATCTTTTAACAATACTATCAATCCATTCTATAAAGGCACAGCTGAAGAAAAATATTTCTTACTTGAAGATATTTATAGAATTTTTGGATAA
- a CDS encoding sodium ion-translocating decarboxylase subunit beta yields the protein MKFLLKLFLFIFFVISSSNLLANDIQTTQQHMTQEYKSKSMTELFVSFAKSTGVAGLINPETKGHGTKFTQSYGKIIMILVCFLLFYLAIVKGFEPLLLLPIAFGGFLANIPLAGIAEPGGFLNIIYSAGIENGLFPLLIFMGVGAMTDFGPLLANPKTAILGGAAQLGIFFTLIGALALSQYTSIFNFTIQDAASIGIIGGADGPTAIFVASKLSPDLLGAIAVAAYSYMALVPIIQPPIMRFLTTQEERKIKMVQLREVSKIEKIIFPITVLLLCMLMLPSATPLIGALTFGNFIKESGVAARLSDTMQNALINIITIFLGLSVGSKLAAEKFLVPETLGILVLGLIAFSIGTAGGVLMAKIMNKFCKDKINPLIGAAGVSAVPMAARVANKEGMREDPTNLLLMHAMGPNVSGVIGSAVAAGILLSIL from the coding sequence ATGAAATTTTTATTGAAACTTTTTTTGTTTATATTCTTTGTTATAAGTAGTTCAAATCTTTTAGCAAATGATATACAAACAACACAGCAACATATGACTCAAGAATATAAATCCAAAAGCATGACGGAACTTTTTGTAAGCTTTGCCAAATCAACAGGAGTTGCTGGACTAATAAACCCCGAAACAAAAGGGCACGGAACTAAATTCACACAAAGTTATGGAAAAATCATAATGATACTTGTGTGTTTTTTACTATTTTATCTAGCAATAGTAAAAGGCTTTGAGCCATTGCTTTTACTGCCAATTGCTTTTGGTGGATTTTTGGCAAATATACCCCTTGCAGGAATTGCAGAACCTGGTGGATTTTTAAATATAATCTACTCAGCTGGTATTGAAAATGGTCTTTTTCCGCTGCTTATTTTTATGGGCGTTGGAGCTATGACTGACTTTGGACCACTTTTAGCAAATCCAAAAACGGCAATTCTAGGCGGTGCTGCCCAACTTGGCATATTTTTTACACTAATTGGAGCTTTGGCATTATCACAGTACACATCTATTTTTAACTTTACCATTCAAGATGCTGCTTCCATTGGTATAATAGGCGGTGCTGATGGTCCAACTGCTATCTTTGTAGCCTCTAAACTATCGCCTGATTTACTTGGTGCCATTGCGGTTGCTGCATACTCCTATATGGCACTTGTTCCTATAATCCAGCCACCTATTATGAGATTTCTTACCACACAAGAGGAAAGAAAGATTAAAATGGTTCAACTAAGAGAGGTTTCAAAAATTGAAAAAATAATTTTCCCTATAACTGTTTTACTTCTTTGTATGCTTATGCTTCCATCAGCAACTCCTTTAATAGGAGCACTTACTTTTGGAAATTTCATAAAAGAAAGCGGTGTTGCTGCAAGACTTAGTGATACTATGCAAAATGCACTCATAAACATCATAACTATATTCTTAGGGCTCTCTGTTGGCTCAAAACTTGCAGCTGAAAAGTTTTTAGTTCCTGAAACTTTGGGTATTTTGGTTCTTGGTCTTATAGCTTTTAGTATTGGAACTGCTGGCGGGGTTTTAATGGCAAAAATTATGAATAAATTTTGCAAAGATAAAATCAACCCTTTAATAGGAGCTGCTGGGGTTAGTGCTGTTCCTATGGCTGCTAGAGTTGCAAACAAAGAAGGGATGAGAGAAGATCCAACAAATCTACTTTTAATGCACGCAATGGGTCCAAATGTATCTGGAGTAATAGGCTCAGCAGTTGCAGCTGGAATACTACTTTCAATTTTATAA
- a CDS encoding biotin/lipoyl-containing protein, with product MSKKFIDVMDTTFRDGFQSVFGARVLMDDFLPALSAAKDAGITHFEFGGGARFQSLYFYLNEDAFTMMDKFREIVGKDANLQTLSRGVNTVTLDTGSREIVDLHAKMFKKHGTTTIRNFDALNDVKNLEYSGERIAHHGLKHEIVVTMMDLPPKCVGAHDAAFYEKTLREILDNGIPFDSVCFKDASGTSSPQKVYETIKMARKLLPENTHIRLHTHETAGVSVACYLAALEAGVDGIDLAASPVSGGTSQPDILTMLHAVKGKNYDLGGLELEKILKYEDVLAECLKDYFMPPEATQVSPLIPFSPMPGGALTANTQMMRDNNILNKFPEVIKAMREVVEKGGFGTSVTPVSQFYFQQAFNNVMFGKWKKIADGYGKMVLGYFGKTPVKPDEEIIKLASEQLKLEPTTRNAIDIADEDEEKSIKYAKEILKKEKIKESEENIFIALACKEKGIAFLKGEGKVMVRKKDKNIDSGSAKKEIVQDSGDYTVTVNGQAYNVSVAMGHNVEIKNIEKISTTIRTEEIKQTISTGEVVTAGLSGSVFKVLAKPGQSVKKDEVIIILEAMKMEIEVVAPCSGTISEILVSQGDNVETGQILAKF from the coding sequence ATGTCAAAAAAGTTTATAGATGTAATGGATACTACTTTTAGAGATGGTTTTCAATCCGTCTTTGGAGCTAGAGTTTTAATGGATGATTTTTTACCAGCACTTAGTGCGGCAAAAGATGCAGGAATTACACATTTTGAATTTGGCGGTGGAGCTAGATTTCAAAGTCTTTATTTCTATTTAAACGAAGATGCATTTACTATGATGGACAAATTCAGAGAAATTGTTGGAAAAGATGCAAATCTACAAACTCTTTCTCGTGGAGTAAATACAGTAACTCTTGATACTGGAAGCCGTGAAATAGTTGATTTACATGCTAAAATGTTTAAAAAGCATGGCACTACTACTATTAGAAATTTTGATGCATTAAATGATGTTAAAAATTTAGAATATAGCGGTGAGAGGATAGCTCATCACGGATTAAAACATGAAATTGTTGTAACTATGATGGATTTACCGCCTAAATGCGTTGGTGCACACGATGCGGCTTTTTATGAAAAAACATTAAGAGAAATTTTAGATAACGGAATTCCTTTTGATAGTGTATGCTTTAAAGATGCAAGTGGGACAAGTAGTCCACAAAAAGTCTATGAAACTATAAAAATGGCTAGAAAACTACTCCCTGAAAATACTCACATTAGGCTTCATACTCATGAAACTGCTGGCGTTAGTGTAGCCTGCTACTTAGCAGCTCTTGAAGCAGGAGTTGATGGAATTGATCTAGCTGCAAGTCCTGTAAGTGGCGGAACTTCTCAACCTGATATTTTAACAATGTTACATGCTGTTAAGGGTAAAAACTATGATTTAGGTGGTTTGGAGCTAGAAAAAATACTTAAATATGAAGATGTTTTAGCTGAGTGCTTAAAAGATTATTTTATGCCACCAGAAGCAACACAAGTTAGCCCACTAATACCATTTTCACCTATGCCAGGAGGCGCACTAACTGCAAATACCCAAATGATGAGAGATAATAACATTTTAAATAAATTTCCAGAAGTTATAAAAGCTATGCGAGAAGTTGTAGAAAAAGGCGGGTTTGGAACAAGTGTAACTCCTGTTAGTCAATTTTATTTCCAACAAGCATTTAATAATGTGATGTTTGGAAAATGGAAAAAAATAGCTGATGGATATGGTAAAATGGTGCTTGGCTACTTTGGGAAAACGCCTGTTAAGCCTGATGAGGAGATAATAAAACTTGCAAGTGAACAACTAAAACTAGAACCAACTACAAGAAATGCAATTGATATAGCCGATGAAGATGAAGAAAAATCAATAAAATATGCAAAAGAAATCTTAAAAAAAGAAAAAATAAAAGAGAGTGAAGAAAATATTTTTATAGCTCTTGCATGTAAAGAAAAAGGCATAGCTTTCTTAAAAGGTGAAGGCAAGGTTATGGTTAGGAAAAAAGATAAAAATATAGATTCTGGGTCTGCTAAAAAAGAGATAGTTCAAGATAGTGGTGATTATACAGTTACAGTAAATGGACAAGCTTACAATGTGAGTGTTGCAATGGGACATAATGTTGAGATAAAAAATATTGAAAAAATATCAACAACTATAAGAACAGAAGAGATAAAACAAACTATCTCAACAGGAGAAGTGGTTACAGCAGGGCTTTCTGGCTCTGTTTTTAAAGTACTAGCTAAACCTGGTCAAAGCGTTAAAAAAGATGAAGTTATCATTATATTGGAAGCTATGAAAATGGAGATAGAAGTAGTGGCTCCTTGCAGTGGAACTATAAGCGAAATACTAGTTTCACAAGGTGATAATGTAGAAACTGGTCAAATTTTAGCTAAATTTTAA
- a CDS encoding transporter substrate-binding domain-containing protein, whose protein sequence is MRKVIFLLLFVISFCFSNSLSEIREKGVVRIGVFDGQPPFSSFKNGSYEGFEIDFANELAKRIFGNKGGKVEFHTTYAKNRIEDLETNKVDIILATLTINDERAKRVDFSMPYFSVNIGILTKKADNIKKSSDLAGKKILVENGTTAQAFYQKRGFDTETCPSSNECYKQLKDRNDVYGYANDNLIVLAYPVIDRGMEVNIKNLGTSDFLGLAVQKGNKELLEFLNQTLINLSKEHFFSNAFKNTIDPFYKGTAEEKYFLLDDIYRIFG, encoded by the coding sequence ATGAGAAAAGTTATTTTTTTATTATTGTTTGTTATTAGTTTTTGTTTTTCTAACTCTTTGAGCGAGATTAGAGAAAAAGGTGTAGTTAGAATAGGTGTTTTTGATGGACAACCACCATTTTCAAGTTTTAAAAATGGCTCTTACGAAGGCTTTGAGATAGATTTTGCAAATGAATTGGCTAAACGTATTTTTGGTAATAAAGGTGGTAAGGTAGAATTTCATACAACTTATGCTAAAAATCGTATAGAAGATCTTGAAACTAATAAAGTTGATATCATACTTGCTACTCTTACTATAAATGATGAGAGAGCTAAAAGAGTTGATTTTTCTATGCCATATTTTTCAGTTAATATAGGCATTTTAACTAAAAAAGCTGATAATATTAAAAAATCATCAGATTTAGCAGGTAAAAAAATACTTGTTGAAAATGGAACTACTGCTCAGGCTTTTTACCAAAAAAGAGGTTTTGATACTGAAACATGCCCTAGTTCAAATGAGTGTTATAAACAATTAAAAGACAGAAATGATGTTTATGGTTATGCAAATGATAACTTAATAGTTCTTGCTTATCCTGTTATTGATAGAGGTATGGAAGTTAATATTAAAAATTTAGGTACTTCGGACTTTTTAGGTTTGGCTGTTCAAAAAGGAAATAAAGAGTTGCTTGAATTTTTAAATCAAACGCTTATAAATTTAAGTAAAGAACATTTTTTTAGTAATGCATTTAAAAACACAATAGACCCTTTTTACAAAGGAACTGCAGAAGAAAAATATTTCTTACTTGATGATATTTATAGAATTTTTGGATAA
- the pyk gene encoding pyruvate kinase, translated as MDKKTKILATIGPASDNENIIENLVKAGVNAFRMNFSHGDHQYHKSNLEKIRNVEKKLGVRIGIFQDISGPKVRVGKIDGVFKLNSEDRLIFVKEQVKGEQIDNKTYKICINHPDILKLIKVGEYIYLCDGSIRAKVVLANENSVEAVLENSGILTSNKGVNFPNTKINIDIITDKDKKDLEWGAKEGVNFVAVSFVQTSKDVLRVRKILDEFNSKAKVFAKIEKFDAVENIDEIIKVSDGIMVARGDLGIEVPYYEVPNIQKMIIKKANEQARPVITATQMMLSMTQNERATRAEISDVANAVLDGTDAVMLSEESAVGIDPVGVVKAMSNTIKETEKIYPYNKFDDYKFFDETDMIASSSCALASRLGAKGILSITGSGKSAIKMARNRPNIDILAIAHDEQTAHFLTLAWGVNPVLVKEKNSVTLLVAEVVKALYEQNNIDENYTYVMTAGFPTGVEGSTNYIRILKQDQIEYYKNILNKK; from the coding sequence ATGGATAAAAAAACAAAGATATTAGCAACTATAGGACCTGCAAGTGATAATGAAAATATAATAGAAAATTTAGTGAAAGCAGGAGTAAATGCATTTCGTATGAATTTTAGTCACGGCGATCATCAATATCATAAGTCAAATTTAGAAAAAATTAGAAATGTTGAGAAAAAACTTGGAGTTAGGATTGGAATTTTTCAAGATATAAGCGGTCCTAAAGTTAGAGTTGGCAAGATAGATGGAGTTTTTAAATTAAACTCAGAAGACAGACTTATCTTTGTAAAAGAGCAGGTAAAAGGCGAACAAATTGATAATAAAACATATAAAATTTGCATTAATCACCCAGATATTTTAAAACTTATAAAAGTTGGTGAGTATATATATTTATGCGATGGAAGTATCCGTGCAAAAGTTGTTTTAGCAAATGAAAATAGTGTTGAAGCAGTTTTAGAAAATAGCGGAATTCTCACATCAAACAAAGGCGTAAATTTTCCAAATACAAAGATTAACATTGATATTATAACAGATAAAGATAAAAAAGATTTAGAGTGGGGTGCAAAAGAGGGGGTAAATTTTGTAGCAGTATCTTTTGTGCAAACTTCAAAAGATGTTTTAAGAGTTAGAAAAATACTTGATGAGTTTAATAGCAAAGCAAAAGTATTTGCAAAGATAGAGAAATTTGACGCTGTTGAAAACATTGATGAGATTATAAAAGTAAGTGATGGGATAATGGTTGCAAGAGGGGACTTGGGCATTGAGGTTCCATATTATGAAGTTCCAAATATCCAAAAGATGATTATAAAAAAAGCAAATGAACAAGCAAGACCTGTTATCACTGCAACTCAAATGATGCTATCTATGACACAAAATGAAAGAGCCACAAGAGCTGAGATAAGCGATGTCGCAAATGCAGTTTTAGATGGAACTGATGCTGTGATGCTTAGTGAAGAGAGTGCTGTTGGGATTGATCCGGTTGGTGTTGTAAAGGCTATGTCAAATACTATAAAAGAAACAGAAAAAATTTATCCTTATAATAAATTTGATGATTATAAGTTTTTTGATGAGACAGATATGATAGCTTCAAGCAGTTGTGCTTTGGCTTCAAGGCTAGGCGCTAAGGGAATATTGTCGATTACAGGCTCTGGAAAATCTGCTATAAAAATGGCAAGAAATAGACCAAATATCGATATATTAGCTATTGCTCATGATGAACAAACAGCACACTTTTTAACTCTTGCTTGGGGAGTAAATCCTGTTTTAGTTAAAGAGAAAAATTCAGTTACACTACTAGTGGCTGAGGTTGTAAAAGCTTTGTATGAACAAAATAATATTGATGAAAATTATACATATGTTATGACAGCTGGTTTTCCAACAGGAGTTGAAGGAAGCACTAACTATATAAGGATACTTAAGCAAGATCAAATTGAATATTATAAAAATATTTTAAACAAAAAATAA
- a CDS encoding OadG family protein, translated as MEINLVAEGFKLMILGMSAVFLFLTIIIYTLKFQYYLINRFFPQNKNIIQKKELKNLDNDIDQDVVVAITAAIKQFQISQKGK; from the coding sequence ATGGAGATAAATCTTGTAGCAGAAGGCTTTAAACTTATGATTTTAGGCATGAGTGCTGTTTTTTTGTTTCTAACTATTATAATTTATACTCTAAAATTTCAATATTATTTAATTAATAGATTTTTCCCTCAAAACAAAAACATAATACAAAAAAAAGAGTTGAAAAATTTAGACAATGATATTGATCAAGATGTAGTTGTTGCAATTACCGCAGCTATCAAACAATTTCAAATTTCACAAAAAGGTAAATAA
- the recR gene encoding recombination mediator RecR codes for MKNKINKFEELVASFQKLPGVGKKSALKFAYHVSLVDSFSGLNLAHNIEDAISSIKRCSKCGALSENEICDICIDENRDKDILCIVENPKDILILEESGSYEGLYFVFDDISEEFIQKLQDFILYNKTKEVIFAFTPSINSDGVILYIEDKLKHLDVNLTKIAQGVPTGVSLDNIDIISLNNAIKYRIKV; via the coding sequence GTGAAAAACAAAATTAATAAATTTGAAGAACTTGTAGCATCTTTTCAAAAATTACCGGGAGTTGGTAAAAAATCAGCACTAAAATTTGCATACCATGTTAGTCTTGTTGACTCTTTTTCTGGTCTAAATTTAGCACATAATATCGAAGACGCTATAAGTTCTATTAAGAGATGTAGTAAGTGTGGAGCTTTAAGCGAAAATGAAATTTGTGATATTTGCATAGATGAAAATAGAGATAAAGATATATTATGCATAGTCGAAAACCCTAAAGATATATTAATACTTGAAGAGAGCGGATCATATGAGGGTTTATATTTTGTTTTTGACGATATATCCGAAGAGTTTATTCAAAAATTACAAGATTTTATTTTATATAATAAAACAAAAGAGGTCATTTTTGCCTTTACTCCAAGCATTAATAGTGATGGAGTTATACTATACATTGAAGACAAATTAAAACATTTAGATGTTAATCTAACTAAAATCGCACAAGGCGTTCCTACAGGAGTTAGCTTAGATAATATAGATATAATCTCTTTAAATAATGCCATAAAATATAGAATTAAAGTTTAA
- a CDS encoding class I SAM-dependent DNA methyltransferase, giving the protein MTSLDFYSKIEPIIGMQEACDELYEIFLDEIYKLEFMGNDALDFGSGSGNFALKLKKDFNVICIDKSSEMVKVASSKGLDARNTSLNEVNETFDLITASFDVINYMDKKELKEFLKIISEKLNDGGYFVFDINTKFGFTDVADGLLYESDDKGNELIIDANFDNNILETTMIYFEKNGEIYKKFQQKITQYYHSEDEIKKYLSLKLLNLVDVNLYSDTKPDKKLFVFTK; this is encoded by the coding sequence ATGACATCTCTTGATTTTTATTCAAAGATAGAGCCTATTATAGGTATGCAAGAAGCTTGCGATGAACTTTATGAGATTTTTTTAGATGAAATTTACAAACTTGAGTTTATGGGTAATGACGCACTTGATTTTGGAAGTGGGAGTGGAAATTTTGCGTTAAAATTAAAAAAAGATTTTAATGTGATTTGTATAGATAAAAGTTCTGAAATGGTAAAAGTTGCTAGTTCAAAAGGACTTGATGCAAGAAATACAAGTTTAAATGAAGTTAATGAAACATTTGATCTAATAACTGCGAGTTTTGATGTGATAAATTATATGGATAAAAAAGAGTTAAAGGAATTTTTAAAAATTATCTCCGAAAAGCTAAATGATGGCGGGTATTTTGTTTTTGATATAAATACAAAATTTGGTTTTACTGACGTGGCTGATGGACTTTTATATGAAAGTGATGATAAAGGAAATGAACTTATAATTGATGCAAATTTTGATAATAATATACTTGAAACCACTATGATATATTTTGAAAAAAATGGTGAAATTTACAAGAAATTTCAACAAAAAATAACTCAATATTATCATAGTGAAGATGAGATTAAAAAATATTTGAGTTTAAAGCTTTTAAATTTAGTTGATGTAAATTTATATAGCGATACAAAACCAGATAAAAAATTATTTGTTTTCACTAAATAA
- a CDS encoding FAD-dependent oxidoreductase, whose protein sequence is MQQEKHYEVIVIGGGITGAALLYELSRYTDIKKLALLEKYEAPGTLNTKATANSQTIHSGDIETNYTYEKASKVKQTADMVVKYNLQHGYEDKFMFRTQKMTMGVGDKEVWFIKERFESFKNIYPHLELFSKDDLKEIEPAVVYDEFGNERDEEIVAMGTRSATYTTIDYGAMAVSLIKNSQKEPNKVCDIFYNTEVLDIEKIGDRYYLKTKNKASISADFVIVNAGAHSLWLAHKMGYGKDLSCLAMAGSFYLSKKEFLKGKVYMVQNPKLPFAALHGDPDIKANGLTRFGPTALPILKLERYHGFKSFPEYLKTLNLDSNVMSVFWNLLKDRDIRKYFIKNVIFEMPFINVRSFVKDARKIIPSLKTSDIYFAKGFGGVRPQVINKKNRSLMLGEASINAGDGIIFNMTPSPGATSCLGNALKDVKIICEYLGKTFNENKFNEELIDDIS, encoded by the coding sequence ATGCAACAAGAAAAACATTATGAAGTGATTGTTATAGGTGGCGGTATAACAGGAGCAGCACTCTTGTATGAACTTTCAAGATATACAGATATTAAAAAATTGGCTTTATTGGAAAAGTATGAAGCACCGGGAACTTTAAACACTAAAGCTACTGCAAACTCTCAAACTATACACTCAGGCGACATAGAGACAAACTACACATATGAAAAGGCGTCAAAAGTAAAACAAACTGCTGATATGGTGGTAAAATACAATTTACAACATGGATATGAAGATAAATTTATGTTTAGAACTCAAAAGATGACAATGGGTGTTGGTGATAAAGAAGTTTGGTTTATAAAAGAGAGATTTGAATCATTTAAAAATATATATCCACATCTTGAACTATTTAGCAAAGATGACTTAAAAGAGATTGAGCCAGCTGTTGTTTATGATGAATTTGGTAATGAAAGAGATGAAGAAATTGTTGCGATGGGAACAAGAAGTGCTACTTATACTACAATAGACTATGGTGCTATGGCGGTATCTCTTATAAAAAATTCACAAAAAGAGCCAAATAAAGTTTGTGATATATTTTATAATACTGAGGTTTTAGATATAGAGAAAATTGGCGATAGATACTACTTAAAAACAAAAAATAAAGCTTCAATTAGTGCTGATTTTGTTATAGTTAATGCGGGTGCCCACTCTTTATGGTTAGCTCATAAAATGGGATATGGTAAGGACCTTAGTTGTCTTGCTATGGCAGGAAGTTTCTATCTTTCAAAAAAAGAATTTTTAAAGGGCAAGGTTTATATGGTGCAAAATCCAAAACTTCCATTTGCTGCACTTCATGGTGACCCAGATATAAAAGCTAATGGCTTAACAAGATTTGGACCAACTGCACTTCCTATTTTAAAACTAGAAAGATACCATGGATTTAAAAGTTTTCCTGAATATTTAAAAACTTTAAATTTAGATAGCAATGTTATGTCTGTTTTTTGGAATCTTTTAAAAGATAGAGATATAAGAAAATATTTTATAAAAAATGTAATTTTTGAAATGCCATTTATAAATGTTAGAAGTTTTGTAAAAGATGCAAGAAAGATAATACCATCTTTAAAAACTAGTGATATATATTTTGCAAAAGGCTTTGGTGGAGTTAGGCCACAAGTTATAAATAAGAAAAACAGAAGTTTAATGTTAGGCGAGGCATCTATAAATGCAGGAGATGGAATTATATTTAACATGACCCCAAGTCCCGGTGCGACAAGTTGCCTAGGAAATGCTCTAAAAGATGTAAAAATAATTTGTGAGTATTTAGGAAAAACTTTCAATGAGAATAAATTTAATGAGGAATTAATAGATGACATCTCTTGA